In Osmia bicornis bicornis chromosome 1, iOsmBic2.1, whole genome shotgun sequence, the following proteins share a genomic window:
- the LOC114871890 gene encoding ras-like protein 1: protein MTEYKLVVVGAGGVGKSALTIQLIQNHFVDEYDPTIEDSYRKQVVIDGETCLLDILDTAGQEEYSAMRDQYMRTGEGFLLVFAVNSAKSFEDIATYREQIKRVKDAEESMVPMVLVGNKCDLQQSWAVNMTQAREVARQYGVPFVETSAKTRMGVDDAFYTLVREIRKDKELSGKEKKRGKRTSNSGRRRRRCCLF, encoded by the exons ATGACAGAATATAAGCTTGTAGTTGTGGGAGCTGGAGGTGTTGGCAAGTCTGCGCTTACAATCCAATTAATACAAAATCATTTTGTAGACGAATATGATCCCACTATAGAAGATTCTTATAGGAAACAA GTAGTCATAGATGGGGAGACGTGTCTTTTAGATATATTAGACACAGCAGGTCAAGAAGAATATAGTGCAATGAGAGACCAGTACATGAGAACTGGAGAAGGATTCTTATTAGTATTTGCTGTAAATTCAGCTAAAAGTTTTGAA GATATAGCAACATACAGGGAACAAATAAAAAGAGTAAAAGATGCAGAAGAATCCATGGTGCCAATGGTGCTGGTAGGAAATAAATGTGATCTTCAACAATCCTGGGCGGTAAATATGACGCAAGCGAGGGAAGTCGCTCGTCAGTATGGTGTGCCTTTCGTTGAAACTTCTGCCAAAACGAGAATGGGAGTAGATGATGCTTTTTATACTTTg GTGAGAGAAATCCGAAAAGACAAAGAACTTAGTGgtaaggaaaaaaaaagaggtaaGAGGACAAGTAACTCCGGCCGTAGGAGACGTCGATGCTGTTTATTTTAA
- the LOC114871859 gene encoding ras GTPase-activating protein 1 isoform X2, whose product MAEFVRGGPSVSNSAKMDHNSKGGSPSTGSEDGGQNESMNAENEFDPFLENIPDDIQDTEEPDSANATLLTAPPENQWYHGRLDRFTAEERLWDASKMGSYLVRESDRKPGSYVLSYLGRTGINHFRITAVCGDYYIGGRQFNSLSDLVAYYTHCSDLLKRERLIHPTPPPEPVNDKKRIVAILPYTKMPDTDELSFQKGDIFFVHNDMGDGWLWVTAHRTGEQGLIFRELVEDLDDSIDPNTVFSWFHPNVTKSEAVDMLVKAGPGSFLVRPSDNSPGDYSLFFHINNQIQRFRIEKKGVRYLMGGRTFECLDAVINRYRKEQIVEGHTLVQAMVTEPDGSVRVNREVQHAEKIYATLRECREQSGAKKNKGIKMQGYLEKKSEKNKKWKALYFVLLVDATDTHLYLYDNPKRTKPKGLIDLSCAYLYQVHESVFDRPHCFQLVERALPCLATITYLAAPNSENALDWINALKPLCVSQLTRAPKVARLRELRSLHLHILDAHRLPYKLVPNPFIIVALNNVKVARTKVKTGLHPIWDEEFILEDVPPDVMSFSLTLYNKGKRSKDTEVAELTVELASLTNGEEMDEWYPLSGVTPIGEWGVLRLRIRYRHDLAMPPEEYSPLQQLLLDPDLHVVRALADVCHLDRVPLANSLLRIFRHERKEADLLRSLNQAEVDKEDETPTLFRAASLTTTLMDLYMKSVCTSFLKAALRDTIVKLIESKQSCELNPTKMDSPEDACSNAEFLLQVLDEVTLSIFTSPDACPRTLRYICGCLQRAVVAKWPHERLVRTRVVSGFIFLRLLCPAILNPRSFNLIAEPPPPAAAR is encoded by the exons ATGGCAGAATTTGTGCGCGGAGGTCCGAGCGTGTCCAACAGTGCTAAG ATGGATCATAACAGCAAAGGTGGCTCACCTAGCACTGGCAGTGAAGATGGTGGACAGAATGAATCTATGAATGcagaaaatgaatttgatcCTTTTCTTGAAAATATACCAGATGATATTCAGGATACAGAGGAACCCGATAGTGCTAATGCCACATTGTTAACAGCCCCTCCAGAAAATCA GTGGTATCATGGTAGATTAGATAGATTTACTGCAGAAGAAAGACTATGGGATGCAAGTAAAATGGGTAGCTATCTAGTGCGTGAAAGTGACAGAAAGCCTGGAAGTTATGTACTGTCTTATTTAGGAAGAACTGGCATTAATCATTTTAGAATTACAGCTGTGTGTGGAGACTATTACATAG GTGGCAGACAATTCAATAGCTTGTCAGATTTAGTTGCATATTATACCCATTGCTCGGATCTTttaaagagagaaagacttATACATCCTACTCCACCTCCTGAACCAGTGAATGACAAAAAACGGATAGTTGCGATATTACCGTATACAAAAATGCCTGATACAGATGAGTTGAGCTTCCAGAAGGGTGACATATTTTTTGTACACAATGATATGGGAGATGGTTGGTTATGGGTAACCGCTCATAGGACGGGTGAACAGGGCTTAATCTTTCGCGAATTAGTGGAAGATTTGGATGATTCTATTGATCCTAACACTGTGTTCTCTTGGTTCCATCCTAATGTCACAAAAAGTGAAGCTGTTGATATGTTAGTGAAAGCCGGACCTGGTAGTTTCTtg GTTAGACCTTCAGACAATAGTCCAGGGGATTATTCGCTTTTCTTTCATATAAACAATCAGATTCAAAGATTTAGGATCGAAAAGAAAGGTGTGCGCTATCTTATGGGTGGTCGAACTTTCGAATGTCTCGATGCTGTTATCAATAG ATATCGGAAAGAACAAATAGTAGAAGGACATACTTTGGTTCAAGCAATGGTAACTGAACCTGATGGTAGTGTAAGAGTAAACAGAGAAGTACAACATGCAGAAAAGATATACGCGACTCTTAGGGAATGTCGCGAACAGTCTGGagcaaagaaaaataaggGAATTAAGATGCAAGGATatttagaaaagaaatcggaaaaaaacaaaaagtgGAAAGCACTATACTTTGTACTTTTAGTGGATGCTACTGATACTCATTTATACTTGTATGACAATCCAAAAAGGACCAAACCTAAGGGTCTGATCGATTTAAGCTGTGCTTATTTGTATCAG GTTCATGAAAGCGTGTTCGATAGACCTCATTGCTTTCAATTAGTTGAACGTGCTTTACCATGTTTAGCCACGATAACATATTTGGCCGCTCCAAATTCAGAGAATGCTTTAGACTGGATTAATGCCTTGAAACCATTATGTGTATCACAACTTACTCGTGCTCCAAAGGTTGCTCGTCTTCGTGAATTGCGTTCGTTACATCTGCATATTTTAGACGCGCATAGACTTCCATATAAGTTAGTACCAAACCCATTCATCATAGTGGCTCTAAACAATGTAAAAGTTGCTCGTACAAAGGTTAAGACTGGATTACATCCAATCTGGGATGAAGAGTTCATTTTAGA gGATGTACCACCAGATGTTATGTCATTTTCTTTAACATTGTACAATAAGGGAAAACGTAGTAAGGATACCGAAGTTGCAGAATTGACCGTCGAACTGGCAAGTTTAACGAACGGAGAAGAAATGGATGAATGGTATCCGTTATCAGGAGTTACCCCGATAGGTGAATGGGGTGTGTTGCGTTTACGAATAAG ATATCGGCATGATCTAGCGATGCCTCCCGAAGAATATAGTCCATTACAACAACTGTTATTGGATCCAGATCTACACGTTGTTAGAGCACTAGCAGATGTGTGTCATTTGGATAGAGTACCACTGGCAAATAGTTTACTTAGAATATTTAGGCACGAAAGGAAAGAAGCAGATCTTTTAAGATCGCTGAATCAAGCAGAA gTGGACAAAGAAGACGAAACACCAACACTGTTTAGAGCTGCTAGCCTTACAACTACTTTAATGGATTTGTACATGAAATCAGTTTGTACCTCGTTTCTAAAAGCAGCTTTACGTGACACTATAgtcaaattaattgaaagtaaACAAAGCTGTGAATTAAATCCAACAAAAATGGATTCTCCAGAAGATGCGTGCAGTAACGCAGAATTTTTACTACAG GTCCTAGACGAAGTGACATTGAGCATTTTTACAAGTCCTGACGCGTGTCCAAGAACCTTGAGATATATTTGTGGATGTTTGCAAAGAGCAGTTGTTGCCAAATGGCCGCATGAGAGACTAGTCAGAACGCGAGTAGTCAGtggatttatatttttacgcCTACTGTGCCCTGCCATATTAAATCCTAGGTCATTTAACTTGATAGCTGAACCTCCACCTCCAGCTGCCGCAAGGTAG
- the LOC114871859 gene encoding ras GTPase-activating protein 1 isoform X1 produces MAEFVRGGPSVSNSAKMDHNSKGGSPSTGSEDGGQNESMNAENEFDPFLENIPDDIQDTEEPDSANATLLTAPPENQWYHGRLDRFTAEERLWDASKMGSYLVRESDRKPGSYVLSYLGRTGINHFRITAVCGDYYIGGRQFNSLSDLVAYYTHCSDLLKRERLIHPTPPPEPVNDKKRIVAILPYTKMPDTDELSFQKGDIFFVHNDMGDGWLWVTAHRTGEQGLIFRELVEDLDDSIDPNTVFSWFHPNVTKSEAVDMLVKAGPGSFLVRPSDNSPGDYSLFFHINNQIQRFRIEKKGVRYLMGGRTFECLDAVINRYRKEQIVEGHTLVQAMVTEPDGSVRVNREVQHAEKIYATLRECREQSGAKKNKGIKMQGYLEKKSEKNKKWKALYFVLLVDATDTHLYLYDNPKRTKPKGLIDLSCAYLYQVHESVFDRPHCFQLVERALPCLATITYLAAPNSENALDWINALKPLCVSQLTRAPKVARLRELRSLHLHILDAHRLPYKLVPNPFIIVALNNVKVARTKVKTGLHPIWDEEFILEDVPPDVMSFSLTLYNKGKRSKDTEVAELTVELASLTNGEEMDEWYPLSGVTPIGEWGVLRLRIRYRHDLAMPPEEYSPLQQLLLDPDLHVVRALADVCHLDRVPLANSLLRIFRHERKEADLLRSLNQAEVDKEDETPTLFRAASLTTTLMDLYMKSVCTSFLKAALRDTIVKLIESKQSCELNPTKMDSPEDACSNAEFLLQVLDEVTLSIFTSPDACPRTLRYICGCLQRAVVAKWPHERLVRTRVVSGFIFLRLLCPAILNPRSFNLIAEPPPPAAARSLVMVAKCLQNLANLVEFGGKEPYMEVVNPFILKNKERMVVFLDQLSNVTEKPESEGADPRNRSCVSDTARDLATLHHICVSHLKELQALSKSQPTIKQLVTVTEMLSKHKQKYMEMIR; encoded by the exons ATGGCAGAATTTGTGCGCGGAGGTCCGAGCGTGTCCAACAGTGCTAAG ATGGATCATAACAGCAAAGGTGGCTCACCTAGCACTGGCAGTGAAGATGGTGGACAGAATGAATCTATGAATGcagaaaatgaatttgatcCTTTTCTTGAAAATATACCAGATGATATTCAGGATACAGAGGAACCCGATAGTGCTAATGCCACATTGTTAACAGCCCCTCCAGAAAATCA GTGGTATCATGGTAGATTAGATAGATTTACTGCAGAAGAAAGACTATGGGATGCAAGTAAAATGGGTAGCTATCTAGTGCGTGAAAGTGACAGAAAGCCTGGAAGTTATGTACTGTCTTATTTAGGAAGAACTGGCATTAATCATTTTAGAATTACAGCTGTGTGTGGAGACTATTACATAG GTGGCAGACAATTCAATAGCTTGTCAGATTTAGTTGCATATTATACCCATTGCTCGGATCTTttaaagagagaaagacttATACATCCTACTCCACCTCCTGAACCAGTGAATGACAAAAAACGGATAGTTGCGATATTACCGTATACAAAAATGCCTGATACAGATGAGTTGAGCTTCCAGAAGGGTGACATATTTTTTGTACACAATGATATGGGAGATGGTTGGTTATGGGTAACCGCTCATAGGACGGGTGAACAGGGCTTAATCTTTCGCGAATTAGTGGAAGATTTGGATGATTCTATTGATCCTAACACTGTGTTCTCTTGGTTCCATCCTAATGTCACAAAAAGTGAAGCTGTTGATATGTTAGTGAAAGCCGGACCTGGTAGTTTCTtg GTTAGACCTTCAGACAATAGTCCAGGGGATTATTCGCTTTTCTTTCATATAAACAATCAGATTCAAAGATTTAGGATCGAAAAGAAAGGTGTGCGCTATCTTATGGGTGGTCGAACTTTCGAATGTCTCGATGCTGTTATCAATAG ATATCGGAAAGAACAAATAGTAGAAGGACATACTTTGGTTCAAGCAATGGTAACTGAACCTGATGGTAGTGTAAGAGTAAACAGAGAAGTACAACATGCAGAAAAGATATACGCGACTCTTAGGGAATGTCGCGAACAGTCTGGagcaaagaaaaataaggGAATTAAGATGCAAGGATatttagaaaagaaatcggaaaaaaacaaaaagtgGAAAGCACTATACTTTGTACTTTTAGTGGATGCTACTGATACTCATTTATACTTGTATGACAATCCAAAAAGGACCAAACCTAAGGGTCTGATCGATTTAAGCTGTGCTTATTTGTATCAG GTTCATGAAAGCGTGTTCGATAGACCTCATTGCTTTCAATTAGTTGAACGTGCTTTACCATGTTTAGCCACGATAACATATTTGGCCGCTCCAAATTCAGAGAATGCTTTAGACTGGATTAATGCCTTGAAACCATTATGTGTATCACAACTTACTCGTGCTCCAAAGGTTGCTCGTCTTCGTGAATTGCGTTCGTTACATCTGCATATTTTAGACGCGCATAGACTTCCATATAAGTTAGTACCAAACCCATTCATCATAGTGGCTCTAAACAATGTAAAAGTTGCTCGTACAAAGGTTAAGACTGGATTACATCCAATCTGGGATGAAGAGTTCATTTTAGA gGATGTACCACCAGATGTTATGTCATTTTCTTTAACATTGTACAATAAGGGAAAACGTAGTAAGGATACCGAAGTTGCAGAATTGACCGTCGAACTGGCAAGTTTAACGAACGGAGAAGAAATGGATGAATGGTATCCGTTATCAGGAGTTACCCCGATAGGTGAATGGGGTGTGTTGCGTTTACGAATAAG ATATCGGCATGATCTAGCGATGCCTCCCGAAGAATATAGTCCATTACAACAACTGTTATTGGATCCAGATCTACACGTTGTTAGAGCACTAGCAGATGTGTGTCATTTGGATAGAGTACCACTGGCAAATAGTTTACTTAGAATATTTAGGCACGAAAGGAAAGAAGCAGATCTTTTAAGATCGCTGAATCAAGCAGAA gTGGACAAAGAAGACGAAACACCAACACTGTTTAGAGCTGCTAGCCTTACAACTACTTTAATGGATTTGTACATGAAATCAGTTTGTACCTCGTTTCTAAAAGCAGCTTTACGTGACACTATAgtcaaattaattgaaagtaaACAAAGCTGTGAATTAAATCCAACAAAAATGGATTCTCCAGAAGATGCGTGCAGTAACGCAGAATTTTTACTACAG GTCCTAGACGAAGTGACATTGAGCATTTTTACAAGTCCTGACGCGTGTCCAAGAACCTTGAGATATATTTGTGGATGTTTGCAAAGAGCAGTTGTTGCCAAATGGCCGCATGAGAGACTAGTCAGAACGCGAGTAGTCAGtggatttatatttttacgcCTACTGTGCCCTGCCATATTAAATCCTAGGTCATTTAACTTGATAGCTGAACCTCCACCTCCAGCTGCCGCAAG atCGTTAGTAATGGTTGCAAAATGTTTACAAAACTTGGCCAATTTAGTAGAATTTGGCGGTAAAGAACCATACATGGAAGTAGTCAATCCATTTATTCTCAAGAACAAAGAAAGAATGGTTGTCTTTCTTGATCAATTATCT AACGTGACTGAAAAACCAGAATCTGAAGGTGCAGATCCAAGAAACAGGAGTTGTGTTTCAGATACAGCAAGAGATTTGGCAACGTTACATCACATTTGTGTTTCTCACTTAAAAGAACTACAAGCTTTATCAAAGTCACAG CCGACGATAAAACAATTAGTGACCGTGACCGAAATGCTAAGCAAACATAAACAAAAGTACATGGAAATGATACGGTAG
- the LOC114871864 gene encoding lachesin-like, producing the protein MRVARLLLCYVLLEDYSTNLGGAAITSDAVRQDASATNPTLPDLPSFAEPIGNVTAAIGKEAVLRCTIRKLGNYKVGWLRMEDQTILSMGQRTVTHSPRFLVTFESAKAKNQSDSREEEEATSRLHIRHLREADRGCYMCQLNTKPMLSQLGCVDVLVPPDILSSGTSEGEVSVLEGENATLSCKASGRPPPRVLWRREKSGFILMRGLHDPLIPVDNQSGEKLELTRVDRRQMGAYLCIARNEVPPAVSKRVYLRVNFPPSAKVPNQLLGSPLDTDVSLICLIEAYPKTINLWTRKEQVIMSGGRYEIDERGHPDEEWKTTSELKIRHLEKSDLGEYTCSASSSMGKAEATLRVYEIERATPPTRATSASWKKLSKGKSKFAQVTTINRIFHQMSTPAMQKSTARIVYNKHMTTSTTVDPRAPFIKDKNVFQNRDSSNIRSCANVKTSSTRIYAFSLLIFLSLR; encoded by the exons ATTTGCCAAGTTTCGCCGAGCCGATCGGTAATGTGACCGCAGCGATCGGCAAGGAAGCCGTCCTACGGTGCACGATCCGGAAACTAGGAAATTACAAG GTGGGATGGCTTCGAATGGAGGACCAGACGATATTGTCGATGGGTCAGCGAACGGTGACCCACTCGCCCCGGTTTCTCGTCACGTTTGAGAGCGCGAAGGCGAAGAATCAGAGTGACTcgagggaggaggaggaagcCACTTCGCGGCTCCATATTCGCCATCTCCGGGAAGCTGACCGAGGCTGCTACATGTGCCAACTGAATACGAAGCCCATGTTGAGCCAGCTGGGATGCGTGGATGTCCTAG tcCCGCCAGATATACTGAGTTCCGGCACCTCGGAGGGTGAGGTTTCCGTACTGGAGGGTGAGAATGCCACCCTCTCGTGTAAAGCCTCTGGAAGACCGCCACCTCGTGTGCTCTGGCGACGCGAGAAAAGTGGTTTCATACTTATGAGGGGTCTTCACGATCCGCTGATACCAG TGGACAACCAGTCCGGCGAGAAGCTGGAATTAACCAGGGTAGACAGGAGGCAAATGGGAGCGTATCTTTGCATAGCCAGAAACGAAGTGCCTCCGGCAGTCAGCAAGAGAGTCTATCTAAGGGTAAACT TTCCGCCTAGCGCTAAAGTTCCCAACCAGCTGTTAGGCTCGCCTCTGGACACGGACGTATCGTTAATCTGTTTGATCGAAGCTTATCCAAAGACGATTAACTTGTGGACTAGAAAGGAACAAGTTATCATGAGCGG CGGCAGATACGAAATTGACGAACGAGGACATCCGGACGAGGAATGGAAGACAACGAGCGAACTAAAGATAAGACATTTGGAAAAATCGGATTTAGGGGAGTACACGTGTTCAGCGTCCTCGAGCATGGGCAAAGCGGAAGCCACCCTTAGGGTGTACG AGATCGAACGAGCAACGCCGCCCACCCGAGCCACGTCTGCAAGCTGGAAAAAGTTGAGCAAAGGAAAATCAAAGTTTGCCCAAGTCACGACGATCAATCGAATCTTCCACCAGATGAGCACACCAGCGATGCAGAAAAGCACCGCGAGGATCGTTTACAATAAGCACATGACGACCTCGACCACCGTCGATCCACGGGCACCTTTTATCAAGGATAAAAACGTGTTTCAAAATCGAGACAGCTCAAACATACGAAGCTGTGCGAATGTAAAAACTAGTAGCACACGAATCTACGCGTTTAGCTTGCTCATTTTCCTCAGTCTACGATAA
- the LOC114871871 gene encoding protein kish-A has protein sequence MSALFNFQSLLTVILLLICTCTYIRSIVPSLLDKRLGKVGLQGTFWKCARIGERKSPYVAVSCVFMAFSILFWT, from the exons ATG TCTGCCCTATTTAACTTCCAGAGTCTATTGACAGTAATTTTATTACTGATATGCACATGTACATATATCAGGTCCATTGTACCCAGTTTGTTGGACAAGAGATTGGGCAAAGTTGG ctTACAGGGAACCTTCTGGAAATGTGCAAGAATTGGTGAAAGAAAGAGCCCGTACGTGGCAGTCAGTTGTGTTTTCATGGCTTTCAGTATTTTGTTTTGGACCTAA